The DNA region CTCGGAAGTGCCGCTTTCGGAGATGTTCGGATACGCAACGGACTTGCGCAGCCGCACGCAGGGCCGCGGCAGCTTTACGATGCATTTCTCGCACTATGCGCAGACGCCGGCAAATGTCTCTGAGGAAGTAATCTCCAAGGCGACCGGCAAAGTCGGTGCGAAGTGAACGGGCCGCGGGGTATGTGGTGGTTTCGCACGAATATGCGCGAGTGGCAGGAAAAGTTGAAGTATGTTGCGCGCGCGGAGCGCGATTCTGTGGCGCGTAGGCAGCACTTGCGGGAGATGATGGAGCGCATCGAGTCGCAGGAAGAAATTGGTTTTCTGAAGGGCGAGTTTCCGGGGGTTTTCAACTAGGCGTCAAGCACACGCTGAGGAGCTGAGCGACACATGGCGAAGGAAAAATTTGAGCGGAGCAAACCGCACTTAAATATTGGGACGATCGGGCACATCGATCACGGGAAGACGACGCTGACGGCGGCGATCACCAAAGTGCTTTCGAAGCACAACCCCAAGGTGCAATTCCGGGCG from Candidatus Acidiferrales bacterium includes:
- a CDS encoding GTP-binding protein — encoded protein: MAKEKFERSKPHLNIGTIGHIDHGKTTLTAAITKVLSKHNPKVQFRA